The stretch of DNA TAAAAGGTGCTTATCTTAAAGATATCTTGCAGGCTATCGATATGATTACAGAGGAAGAGCAGTGAATAACAAGAGTCTGGATTATTATCTGTCCCTGGACTATCCCATTGAGATCGTTAAAATTCCTGTAGAGGATGGAGGGGGCTATTCTGCATTCATACGGCAGCTCGGCAAGCTTGCTTTCAGAGGGGATGGAGAGACAAGAGAGGAAGCTATTAAAGACCTCGATGAAGTGAAAGAGATATTGTTTGAGGAGTATCTGGAAAAAGGCATCGAAATTCCGGAGCCGGTTCAGGATGAAGAAAGGTCTTATAGTGGACGCTTTGTTTTGCGCGTTCCGGTTGATCTGCACCGCGAATTGGCCGAGCAGGCTGAACAAAACCAGACTACACTGAATCAGTATTGCGTTTCTTTGCTTTCACAGA from bacterium encodes:
- a CDS encoding toxin-antitoxin system HicB family antitoxin, translated to MNNKSLDYYLSLDYPIEIVKIPVEDGGGYSAFIRQLGKLAFRGDGETREEAIKDLDEVKEILFEEYLEKGIEIPEPVQDEERSYSGRFVLRVPVDLHRELAEQAEQNQTTLNQYCVSLLSQRLTISSIQDQLAQLCQRMNSLSWSVQSMQYSFEHPASAQGITWEKKYGSQVA